The genomic segment TTTGGTATTTGGGCGGCTATAGCCAAATTCTCGGCAACAGTGAAAAAATTAAAATCACGTTCTTTATCCGCCGGTCTGGCTTTGGAAATAGCCAGAATAATTTTATCTGACCACCAGTAACTGGCAAAACTCATTAAACCAGCCAAAATCAAAGCTAAGCCAACAATATCTAAACCATAGCCTAGAAAATAGGCTAAGACCCAGACAAAAAAAGTAATCACGACCACAAACAACACCATAACTACGGCGCTCCGCCGTTTATTCTGATCTACCTGCTCATAAACGTTAATCATTTTCTTCAGAGATCTACTTTTGGCTCTTTCATTTCTTGATTATCAACCTCAAGGTGAACTCCTTCAGTCGGTGTCTTCAAACCCTCTTCTTGTTTAAAACCAAAAATCGAGGCTACAAACTTACTGGGAATAGTAACGACCATGACATTATAATCAGCTGACAAGTCAATTAAAGTTCTTCGAGAGTACATTAATTTATCAGCTGTATCGCGCAACTCATCCATTAATTTCATCGTTGGCTTGGCTGCTTGAAGTTCTGGTGTACTTTCAAGAACAACCCTAATTGGTGCCAAAGCTTTTTCGAGCTGGACACTAGCATCAACCATTTTCTGAGCATTTTTAGAACTAACAGCCGTGTTGACTGTTTTTCTCGCTTCAGTCAGGTTATCAAATATTTTCTTTTCGTGCTTCATATAGCCTTTAACCGATTTAACTAAATTAGGAATTAGGTTTGATTGTCTCTTAAGCTGGTTGCCGATTTCTTGGATCGAAGCTGTAATTCGAGTTTTGGTGGTAACAAACTTATTATAAGTTAGAAAAACATAGAGAATGATTCCCCCAATTAAAACCAAGAAAACTACTAAAAAAGGCATTTAATCTTCACCTCCTTTCAATATCTTTATTATCCTAGCATAACTTAGAGTATTAATAATATCCTTTGATTCGGCCCAGCCGCGACGAGCCACCGAAAGACCATATTCCATTAATTCCATTTCTTCCAAACTGTGTGCATCTGAATTAATTACCATTTTCACTCCATTTTTCACGGCTTCTCGAACTAAAATATCAGGCAAATCAAGTCGATAAGGCCAAGCGCTAATTTCTAAATATTTCTTCCTTTTTCGGCAAAAAGCAAAGATTTTCTCCCAATCAAATTCCATGCCCTCTCTTTTATTAAGCAATCTGCCAGTAGGGTGGCCTAAAATCCGGGCTTTGGGATGTTCTAAAGCTCTAAGAACCCTTTTTGTAGCCCCATCTCTTGATTGGCGAAAACTGCCGTGAATCGAGACAATAGCATAATCCAGATAAATCAAGCCTTTTTCAGGCACAGCTAGATCTCCATCAGGTTTGATGTCAATTTCTAAGCCATTGAATAAATGAATTGAACGAACAAGTTTCTTGTTCGAGGATTTAAATTGTTCGATACTCTCCTTTTTTCTCTTTAAAATGTCAATAATTTGTTTATCACTATGTTTACTAACGCTCGGATTATGTTCGCTCAAACCAAGATATTCATAACCCATTTCTTTAGCCTTGATTACCATTTCTTTAATAGAAGGTGTGCCTAAATCATGGCTAGGTTCAATCGGATAATTTGAATGGAGATGGAGATCGCCCTTAATGTCTTTTAACTCGACAAGCTTAGGTAAAGCCTTTTTTTGGGCAACCTCAATTTCCCCAGTATCTTCTCTTAATTCAGGCGGAATCCATTCCATGCCCAGCTCATTATAAAAATCTTTTTCATTCTTATATTTTTTCACAAAGTTTTTACTCCTCTTAATACCGTACTCTGATAAACTCCAACCTTCTTTTTGAGCAATTTCTCTAAGATGAATATTATGTTGTTTGGAGCCTGTATAATGTTGAAGAAGAGCGCCAAAAGCATCGGGCAACATGGTTTTCAGGTCAATTTGACGGTCATCTTTGGTCATTATTCTAGCCGTGTTGCCACCAGCGGCCACAATTTCCTTTTTTTGGGGGTAGGCACAAAAATAGTCAATGACCTCTTTTGACTTATTGGTCGCTACCCCAAAATCCAGGTCACCGATTGTTGCTGCCTGCCTTCTTAAACTGCCAAGTGGTTCAATTTGTTTAACCTGAGGATTCTTTTTCATATAGGCAAGAATTTCCTTGGCTAATCTACCGGCAAAAGGCAGGGCCATTCTTTCACCAGCCTTACCTTTTTTGCCAATTTCGCCTAGTCCTTCCAGCAGAGCCTTTTCTGATTCCTCACCAAAACCTTCAATTTGGCGAATTTTACCTTTTTCGGCCGCTTTTTTAAGCTCAACTAAAGCACTTTTAGCCTTATTAATTCTCAATTCTTTAGCCAGTTTATAGGCTGTTTTGGCACCAACGCCAGGAATTTGAAGAAATTCAAACATGGCTGGAGAGAATTTAGCCATGACTTCATTAAAATGTTTAACTTTGCCTGTTCGAAAAAGCTCATCTAAATGGTCAGCAATGGCTTTACCGACACTGGGAATTTCCTCGAGCTTACCATCATCCCAAAGGTCTTTAATACTACTGGTGGCGTGTTCGATTGAGGCCGCCGCTTCTTCATAAGCCTTAACTCTAAACTGCTGATCCTCTTTTATTTGATAGGCTGCGGCCATTCCTTTCAGTAATTGAGCAATCTCCTGATTACTCATTCTTTTGCTCATTTCCATGCTAAAATTATCATATCACAGACGTTGACTGGGCAACAACAATCTGCTACTATAGGCATCTGGGGCCGTAGCTCAGTTGGCTAGAGCGTCTGCCTGTCACGCAGAAGGTCGCGAGTTCGAGTCTCGTCGGCCCCGCTTATGTCGCTGGCTACTTACCAAAAAGAGGTTAATGATTGGGTTAATCAATTCAGGATTAAATACTTCCAGCCATTAGAAATTCTCACTCGTTTAGTTGAAGAGGTTGGTGAATTAGCTAGAGAGTTAAACCACCGCTTTGGCTCAAAAAAGAAAAAAGTTAATGAAAAAAACAAAGAGATTGGCGATGAAATTGCTGACATTATTTTCACTTTAATCTGCCTAGCTAATTCATTGGATATTGACTTAGATAAATCTTTTAATAAAATGATGGAGAAGCTTAATCGTCGAGACCGCCAACGCTACGAAAGGAAGTAGCTTTGGTAATAATTTCTCGATAGCTACCGAAAACTGCTCAAGTTCTGCCCAGAAAGGAGGTATTTTCAAAAAGGATGGAAAATAACCGATTGAAAAGACTTCTTAAAAGTATCAAACTCAATGAGTCAACCATCAGTATGATTTTGGGGGCTTTAGTGATTATTGTCGTTGGAGTTCTTATTTTCAATTATTTTAGGAGCGTCGAGACTCCAAAAGAGCAAGAAGAAATAAAACTTGGTGAAGTGAAATTAGTTGAAGAGGAAGGAAAGCTCGTACCTGAAGCGTTGCCTAAAACCTATCAGGTAAAAACTGGTGATGACCTTTGGCAAATTGCTGAAGATTTCTATGGCTCTGGTTATAATTGGGTCAGTATTGCCCAAGAAAACAATCTGAACAATCCTAATATGATCTACCCTGATCAGAAATTAATCATTCCCCGGGCAGCCGTCATTCAGCCGGAAGCGGCCGAAATGACAGTCTTTGGTCCGGTAATTGAGAGTGGTCAATATGTTGTTGAAAAGGGTGATCACCTTTGGGGAATTGCGGTCAGAGCTTATGGTGATGGTTATCAATGGACAGCCATTGCTCAAGCAAACGAGATTGCCAATCCGGATATCATCAATCCAGGAGATATTTTGACACTACCCAGGAAATAAGCTTAAACTAGTATTAAGTGCGGTGGTAGTTCAGTTGGTAGAACGTCTGCTTCCCAAGCAGAAGGTCAGGGGTTCAACTCCCCTCCACCGCTCTGTGGTGCTGGTGTAGCTCAGTGGTAGAGCAATCGCTTCGTAAGCGATGGGTCGGCAGTTCAAATCTGCCCGCCAGCTCTGATATGAGATTTATTGGAAGACACGATAAATTACTTCTTTAACCATTAGAAAAAAATTCCTAGATTTGACTTTCACCAAATCTTATAGTAGGATTTACAACTAATATGAGTAGAGACTTTTGTCACAAACCAGTTTCTAAATGGATGGCCGTTATTACTAACGGTTATCTTCCCGTAGATGGAGGCTGGTTTGATATGAGGCAAAAGCGTCGTTAAACAACTTAAATCTTTTGGCTTTTTATCAAGCCGGTCCCCAAGGAGACCGGTTTTTTGTTTGCCGAAAGGGGCCTCGGTAAACTTGATACCCAAAGAGAAAGGAGGTGAAAATACAGTTTTTTTGGGCCCCCAAAGGTACATTAAAAAAGAAAGGAACAAACAGATGGATTGGCAAGGCTTTTTCGAATCCTATTTCTACTGGAAGGCTTGGGTGTTTCGTATCGACCCTGAGAGGACTGCCAAGGAGGTAGAAGGTGTACTTGAACTTCTGAAGCCTAAATCTGGAAGTCACTTTCTTGACTGGGCTGGAGGTTGGGGCCGGCATACAATCGAGCTTGCCAAGCATGGGTATCAAATAACCCTACTCGATTTTGCCGCCAACCACATTGAAATGGCGCGTCGACTTGCAGAAGAGGCAGGTGTCAAAGTGAATTTTGTTCACTCTGACTTCAGACAGACACCGGCTTCCATCCAAGCTGATTACGCCATCAACCTTTTTACCAGTGCGGTCGGCTATCTTACTGAAGATGACGACCTTCAGGCGTTTAGGTCGCTCCACGCGGCCCTGAAGCCTGGAGCTCTATTCCTGATTGATACCATGAACCTCTTTTGGTTGGTAAAGAACTATCAACCTCGAGGTTGGCATGAGTCAGAGGATGGAAAGCGTCGTCTTCTAAGTGAGAGAAAGTTCGACTATATGACTAACCGCAACATTTCGCGGGAGGTCTATACTGAGGCGGGCGGCGAAGAAGAGGAACATCGGCTGGACTTACACATCTACTCGGCGGCAGAGCTGGCTACTATCTTACGACGAGCTGGTTTTGAGCCTGTTGAGCTCTATGGAGACTTCAATGGTGAGTCTTTTGATTTCGATTCAAAGCGAATCGTGATGATCAGCGAAAGACGCTAGTCTAGCTCTCCAAGGAGCTGGTTCTGATTAATCAATCAGGTAAACCCAGCTCCTTTTTCTTTTCTTGGAAAAATATCAAGAATAAAATTCCGCTATATTGGTAATTTGCTGTCTAGTTGCCTGAATTAGTCCTTTTTGATAAAATAAGTTCGAGTTAAGTAATATAAAAACTCTTTATGAGACGAAAATCAAGACTAATCAGAAAACAAGAAGAAAAAAATATTCGCCGGGCCATTCTTTATATCTTTCTTACTTTGGCTTTGGCTGGTGTTTTGATTTTTGCTGGTATTCCTCTTCTTATCAAAATGGCTATCTTCCTTGGTAATCTAAGATCCAGTTCAAAGCTTCCCGAGAAACAAGATGAAATTCCACCAGCACCACCTCGCCTTGTTGTTCCTTTTGAAGCGACTAATAGTGCCCAATTTTCTTTAAAAGGCTACACTGAATCAGGAGCCACGGTCAAGCTTTTAAATTCCAGTTTTTCTTTTGGTGAGGTAGTAGCCGATAACGAAGGTAATTTTTCTCTTGAAGGACTTAAGTTAACCACTGGCCGGAATGAAATCACGGCCATAGCCATAGACTCTGAAGGTAATGAAAGTCAAGCTTCATTACCAGAAATCATTGATTACGATACTACCTCACCGGCTCTAGAGATTATTAGTCCGGAAAACGAAACCACGATTACCGGTCTGGAAGAAGAGATAACCATTCAAGGCCAGACTGAAGAAGGTTCTCGGGTGACGATTAACGATCGTCTGGTGATTGTTGGTCCTGGAGGAGATTTTAATTATCAATATTCACTTCAAGAAGGTGAAAATAGTTTTAGGATTGTTGCCCAGGACAAAGCCGGTAATCAAACCACCCAGGAATTAAAAATTACTTATTCCCCTTAAATCAAAGACAAACTAGTAAAATCATCAACCAACCCATTATCCAGGGATAGAACAAGGAGTTGAGAAAAAAAGAGTGAATGATAATCGCTCCTAAAGAAGCCAAAGAAATGACTCCGATTAGTTTATTTTTTTGGGAAAAGGCTAAAACTCCGGCTCTTGTTAAAAACCAAAGGTAACTTGTTAAACCTAAAATTCCGGTGGTGGCCAAAACAAACAAGAGGCTGGAATCAGCGCCAGCGCCGGCATGGCTTGCCTGCCATGAATCTTCTTTCAGAAAACCATAATCTCTTTGAGCATAACGAAAAGCATTAAAACCCACTCCCAAGAAAAGGTTATCCTTGGCAACTGTTAGGGTGTTTTTATAATTTTCGATTCGATAATCAACTGTATAAGTTCGGGCTAACTTGCCTCCTTCCCCTTCTGGTTGGGGGAGTATCAATAAAGAGAACAAGAGAACTAAGAGGCTAACAATCAAAATCTTAAAATTCTTTCTTAACCAGAAAACGAAGCCCATACCTGTCAAAAAAGCTAAGTAAGAGCTACGGGAATGAGTTAAGATAAGAGCCATATAAGTAACAAGCATAGCCAGAATTAACCATTTCTTATTTTCTTTTTCAAAAAGCAAATTAATCAGGATAATCAAAGTCAAAACTAAAATCAAACCCGTAAAACCTGGGTCAAGAAAAGTAGAAACTAAACGATAAAAATGGGGATCCCAGTGAAAAAATTCTAGGGGTTTAAGATTAGGGTAAAGAAAATATTGAACAAAACCAAAAACAGCTAAAGATACTCCAGTAATGGCTAAATATTTGATTAAATCTTGAGATCTGAGGTAGCGGTTTTTGATATCAGCAATGACAAAGTAAAAACCAACATAGGCTAACCAGCGAAAAAGATAAAGTCCGGCAACTATGACTTCCCTATTTGATAATAGGGGAGTTGCGAGAGTAAAAGAGAGAAAACTAATCAGGGAAAATAATATTAGAGGCAAAGCTAAGGGTGGTAATTGATACTTCTTTTTTTTTCTTCTTATTCGCCAGACTCCCCAACTCAAAAGAATAAAGAAAACTAATAAATCAATTATATAGACATTCACTTCAGTCATTTGAAGTGGGATTTGAGCTAGTTGGCCAAAGGGAAAAAAGATGAAATAGGCAAAAAGCAGAGCTAGAATGATTTTCATTTTAATTGATAAAGTTTTGCTCGAGCTAA from the Patescibacteria group bacterium genome contains:
- the polX gene encoding DNA polymerase/3'-5' exonuclease PolX; this encodes MEMSKRMSNQEIAQLLKGMAAAYQIKEDQQFRVKAYEEAAASIEHATSSIKDLWDDGKLEEIPSVGKAIADHLDELFRTGKVKHFNEVMAKFSPAMFEFLQIPGVGAKTAYKLAKELRINKAKSALVELKKAAEKGKIRQIEGFGEESEKALLEGLGEIGKKGKAGERMALPFAGRLAKEILAYMKKNPQVKQIEPLGSLRRQAATIGDLDFGVATNKSKEVIDYFCAYPQKKEIVAAGGNTARIMTKDDRQIDLKTMLPDAFGALLQHYTGSKQHNIHLREIAQKEGWSLSEYGIKRSKNFVKKYKNEKDFYNELGMEWIPPELREDTGEIEVAQKKALPKLVELKDIKGDLHLHSNYPIEPSHDLGTPSIKEMVIKAKEMGYEYLGLSEHNPSVSKHSDKQIIDILKRKKESIEQFKSSNKKLVRSIHLFNGLEIDIKPDGDLAVPEKGLIYLDYAIVSIHGSFRQSRDGATKRVLRALEHPKARILGHPTGRLLNKREGMEFDWEKIFAFCRKRKKYLEISAWPYRLDLPDILVREAVKNGVKMVINSDAHSLEEMELMEYGLSVARRGWAESKDIINTLSYARIIKILKGGED
- a CDS encoding LemA family protein — encoded protein: MPFLVVFLVLIGGIILYVFLTYNKFVTTKTRITASIQEIGNQLKRQSNLIPNLVKSVKGYMKHEKKIFDNLTEARKTVNTAVSSKNAQKMVDASVQLEKALAPIRVVLESTPELQAAKPTMKLMDELRDTADKLMYSRRTLIDLSADYNVMVVTIPSKFVASIFGFKQEEGLKTPTEGVHLEVDNQEMKEPKVDL
- a CDS encoding Ig-like domain-containing protein, which produces MRRKSRLIRKQEEKNIRRAILYIFLTLALAGVLIFAGIPLLIKMAIFLGNLRSSSKLPEKQDEIPPAPPRLVVPFEATNSAQFSLKGYTESGATVKLLNSSFSFGEVVADNEGNFSLEGLKLTTGRNEITAIAIDSEGNESQASLPEIIDYDTTSPALEIISPENETTITGLEEEITIQGQTEEGSRVTINDRLVIVGPGGDFNYQYSLQEGENSFRIVAQDKAGNQTTQELKITYSP
- a CDS encoding zinc metalloprotease HtpX, whose product is MINVYEQVDQNKRRSAVVMVLFVVVITFFVWVLAYFLGYGLDIVGLALILAGLMSFASYWWSDKIILAISKARPADKERDFNFFTVAENLAIAAQIP
- a CDS encoding O-antigen ligase family protein; the protein is MKIILALLFAYFIFFPFGQLAQIPLQMTEVNVYIIDLLVFFILLSWGVWRIRRKKKKYQLPPLALPLILFSLISFLSFTLATPLLSNREVIVAGLYLFRWLAYVGFYFVIADIKNRYLRSQDLIKYLAITGVSLAVFGFVQYFLYPNLKPLEFFHWDPHFYRLVSTFLDPGFTGLILVLTLIILINLLFEKENKKWLILAMLVTYMALILTHSRSSYLAFLTGMGFVFWLRKNFKILIVSLLVLLFSLLILPQPEGEGGKLARTYTVDYRIENYKNTLTVAKDNLFLGVGFNAFRYAQRDYGFLKEDSWQASHAGAGADSSLLFVLATTGILGLTSYLWFLTRAGVLAFSQKNKLIGVISLASLGAIIIHSFFLNSLFYPWIMGWLMILLVCL
- a CDS encoding class I SAM-dependent methyltransferase → MDWQGFFESYFYWKAWVFRIDPERTAKEVEGVLELLKPKSGSHFLDWAGGWGRHTIELAKHGYQITLLDFAANHIEMARRLAEEAGVKVNFVHSDFRQTPASIQADYAINLFTSAVGYLTEDDDLQAFRSLHAALKPGALFLIDTMNLFWLVKNYQPRGWHESEDGKRRLLSERKFDYMTNRNISREVYTEAGGEEEEHRLDLHIYSAAELATILRRAGFEPVELYGDFNGESFDFDSKRIVMISERR
- a CDS encoding nucleotide pyrophosphohydrolase; translation: MSLATYQKEVNDWVNQFRIKYFQPLEILTRLVEEVGELARELNHRFGSKKKKVNEKNKEIGDEIADIIFTLICLANSLDIDLDKSFNKMMEKLNRRDRQRYERK
- a CDS encoding LysM peptidoglycan-binding domain-containing protein, with product MENNRLKRLLKSIKLNESTISMILGALVIIVVGVLIFNYFRSVETPKEQEEIKLGEVKLVEEEGKLVPEALPKTYQVKTGDDLWQIAEDFYGSGYNWVSIAQENNLNNPNMIYPDQKLIIPRAAVIQPEAAEMTVFGPVIESGQYVVEKGDHLWGIAVRAYGDGYQWTAIAQANEIANPDIINPGDILTLPRK